Proteins found in one Anopheles aquasalis chromosome 3, idAnoAquaMG_Q_19, whole genome shotgun sequence genomic segment:
- the LOC126574870 gene encoding protein lingerer produces MCAATAPVTVKQERHDEAEIKEMAEKIMEVHKQQIAKAAATATLQQQQQILPGAAAGTAGVRTGAGMLAAGAAGGTQAGATANGVVAAATAAAAAAAAAAGGQANILNYLTRKPSANTTAAANNNGAATVGMHLGTGAGAVSQNGTAKGAGGVGGGTLDGGSPEVCDEESQKGHFGWETFPNKTYIPYILREQERYCSVRMLETRLLGKYLNYLHQDIYTCTCVKSYYITETESKLLNEINAKHSDMYFGREMFTVNDGVVRLTDAHKFYRFLDVCYHKLMMGCSTPNDKCGFIRINKESVVPYTVRDGQKMVPLFYFEGETDNLRLKADNLSGWDLSYLKFCCKVQGIRNELFASDSVAVISLTDIKGYFPPGTEFEDYWPSKVVDSQLLSGSKSNNTVHWTRQPAHAPQKTSGAMHGGGGGGGGSQGRKAANNSNSSSNNNNSNSNAYQALPTQANLAKSNLQMNSITAAAVQALSNNWNLVNGNHGNILSQQEQLLRISQAQQTAQAQAQIRSMQFQQYSSYLNSALSMAPRGSQNQAVPPPLVRSQAAHLSNVGGGGCGVGGASGASAGGGGIGGGSVSGAGGGGGGAARSTSTSNPLPYLNPALSIFATSSSPNGTVNMSRLNHQQISELTTSPGGGSRESLLSANAFGGLSLGRNVTITPTSVNSSSSGGSGGSGGGNSYQRGTAGGGQTKSGAYYNNSSSHNQSGVPVAYPKNPPVSITALPVGSPTRASPKGVQARQPPPALIPVQGNDGGGGGGGASVQLPYAQNAVDLVTQLTAMLGSDKLEMIQDLLQDMGVGGAIGQARERSTSHLTTPSSYRDSNTTGSGSAGSSSSVIVHDGGSRRGGGGGSRVDEYARNQQSVIKSAIGSNGNGGSGSYAYRGQAGPGTLDVIDLSSSPRSNMAGATLSQQHQQQLQQAAAAQQQAVQQQQQQQQSQSSGGSGSKRSASGSSGHSGGSSRSSTIISSSSGGGGGSSGGSITSNNSYRNAASVSVLQQLQQQQQAAAAAAAVAAAAAAVVGSVGDTPRNLTIIPELNIGVTPYKPYEVVKKPVENKVIYCVNKTPYRHNEYLMTIFDLKDVFFPYVSVEMCRRVLTALEINLFIGNSLQYQALLEAGRTNVDKMPMVQVTDVMTYMPQLQYMVRSQIQDTPASKRARIS; encoded by the exons ATGTGTGCAGCAACGGCACCGGTCACGGTGAAACAGGAACGCCACGATGAGGCCGAAATCAAGGAGATGGCCGAGAAGATCATGGAGGTGCACAAACAGCAAATAGCGAAGGCGGCCGCCACCGCGACcctacaacagcaacaacagataCTACCGGGAGCGGCAGCAGGGACGGCGGGGGTACGAACGGGGGCCGGCATGTTAGCGGCGGGTGCCGCGGGCGGTACACAGGCCGGCGCCACGGCGAATGGCGTTGTtgcagcagcgacggcagcagcagcagcagccgccgccgccgccggaggGCAAGCCAACATACTAAACTATCTGACGCGCAAACCGTCGGCCAACACAACGGCcgcggccaacaacaacggtgccgCCACGGTCGGAATGCACCTGGGCACTGGCGCCGGTGCCGTTTCGCAGAACGGGACCGCAAAGGGagcaggaggagtaggaggaggcaCGCTGGATGGTGGCAGCCCGGAGGTGTGCGATGAGGAGAGCCAGAAGGGACACTTTGGGTGGGAGACGTTCCCGAACAAAACCTACATTCCCTACATACTGCGCGAACAGGAGCGGTACTGTTCGGTGCGGATGCTGGAGACCCGGCTGCTCGGCAAGTACCTCAACTATCTGCACCAGGACATCTACACCTGCACCTGCGTCAAGTCGTACTATatcaccgaaaccgagagCAAGCTGCTGAACGAGATCAATGCGAAGCATTCGGATATGTACTTTGGGCGCGAGATGTTCACCGTGaacgatggtgtggtgcggttgaCCGATGCGCACAAGTTCTACCGCTTCCTGGACGTCTGCTACCACAAGCTGATGATGGGCTGTAGCACCCCGAACGACAAATGTGGCTTCATTCGCATCAACAAGGAATCGGTCGTACCGTACACGGTGCGCGATGGCCAGAAGATGGTGCCACTGTTCTACTTCGAGGGTGAAACCGACAACCTGCGCCTGAAGGCGGACAATCTGTCCGGGTGGGATCTGTCGTATCTGAAGTTTTGCTGCAAGGTGCAGGGCATACGGAACGAGCTGTTTGCCAGCGACTCGGTGGCGGTCATCAGTTTGACCGACATCAAGGGATACTTTCCGCCCGGTACCGAGTTTGAGGATTACTGGCCGAGCAAGGTCGTCGACTCGCAGCTACTGTCTGGCTCGAAGAGCAACAACACGGTCCACTGGACGAGGCAACCGGCGCACGCACCACAGAAGACGTCCGGCGCAATgcacggcggtggtggtggtggtggtggatcgcaAGGCCGGAAGGCCgctaacaacagcaacagcagcagcaacaacaacaacagcaacagtaatgCATACCAAGCACTACCGACGCAGGCCAATCTTGCCAAAAGCAACCTCCAAATGAACAGTATTACGGCAGCGGCCGTTCAG GCCCTCTCGAACAACTGGAATCTCGTGAATGGAAACCATGGAAATATTCTTTCACAGCAGGAGCAACTCCTGCGGATATCACAAGCACAACAG ACTGCACAGGCGCAAGCACAGATACGTAGCATGCAGTTTCAGCAGTACAGTTCCTATCTCAACAGTGCCCTGTCGATGGCACCACGCGGTTCCCAGAATCAGGCCGTACCACCGCCACTAGTCCGTTCGCAGGCCGCTCATCT GTCAAATGTCGGTGGAGGTGgatgtggtgttggtggtgctagtggtgctagtgctggcggcggcggcatcggcggtggcagcgtgtccggagccggtggtggtggcggcggtgctgctcgctctaccagcaccagcaacccaTTGCCTTACCTGAACCCTGCCCTCTCCATATTCGCCACCTCAAGCAGTCCCAATGGCACCGTCAACATGTCCCGCCTGAACCATCAGCAGATCAGTGAGCTCACGACGTCGCCCGGTGGTGGGAGTCGTGAATCCCTTCTCTCGGCCAACGCCTTCGGTGGATTATCGCTGGGACGAAACGTTACCATCACACCAACAtcggtcaacagcagcagcagcggtgggagcggtggcagcggcggcggcaataGCTACCAACGTGGGACAGCGGGAGGTGGTCAGACGAAGAGTGGCGCCTACTACAACAACAGCTCCAGTCACAACCAATCGGGAGTGCCGGTAGCGTACCCGAAAAACCCGCCTGTTTCGATCACGGCTCTTCCGGTCGGTTCTCCGACGCGCGCCTCACCGAAGGGCGTGCAGGCACGTCAGCCACCACCTGCTCTGATCCCCGTGCAGGgcaacgacggtggtggtggtggtggtggtgctagtgtcCAGTTGCCGTATGCACAGAATGCGGTCGATCTGGTGACTCAGTTGACGGCCATGCTCGGGTCGGATAAGCTGGAGATGATACAGGATCTGCTGCAAGATATGGGTGTTGGCGGTGCCATTGGGCAGGCTCGCGAGCGAAGCACCAGTCACCTTACCACACCTTCCTCCTACCGGGACAGCAACACCACTGGTAGCGGGTCGGCGGGTTCCTCCTCTTCTGTTATTGTGCATGACGGTGGTAGTAGacgtggcggcggcggtggtagTAGAGTAGACGAGTATGCGCGGAACCAACAGAGCGTCATCAAGAGTGCCATCGGAAGCAatggcaacggtggcagcggaaGCTACGCCTACCGTGGCCAAGCCGGGCCCGGAACGTTGGATGTAATCGATCTGTCTTCTTCCCCAAGGTCCAACATGGCCGGTGCGACCCTCAgtcagcaacaccagcagcaactgcagcaggcggcggcagcacaacagcaagcggtacaacagcaacagcagcagcagcaatctcaATCCTCCGGTGGTAGCGGCAGCAAGCGATCAGCGAGCGGATCTTCGGGCCATTCCGGGGGCAGCAGTCGAtcaagcaccatcatcagttcctcgagcggtggtggtggtggcagtagcgGTGGTTCGATCACTAGCAACAATAGCTATCGGAATGCCGCTAGCGTGAGCGTGTTGCaacagttgcagcaacagcagcaggcggctgctgctgccgctgcggtcgctgcagcggccgctgccgtcgtcgGTAGTGTGGGAGATACGCCCCGTAATCTGACCATCATACCGGAGCTCAACATTGGCGTGACCCCGTACAAACCGTACGAGGTGGTGAAGAAACCGGTGGAAAACAAAGTCATCTACTGCGTCAACAAGACGCCCTATCGGCACAACGAGTATCTGATGACCATCTTTGACCTGAAGGATGTGTTTTTCCCCTATGTTAGCGTGGAAATGTGTCGCCGAGTGCTGACCGCCCTGGAAATTAATCTTTTCATCGGCAATAG cctgCAGTATCAAGCCCTCCTGGAAGCGGGCCGCACGAATGTGGACAAAATGCCAATGGTGCAGGTGACCGATGTTATGACCTACATGCCGCAACTGCAGTACATGGTGCGGAGCCAGATCCAGGATACGCCCGCCAGCAAGCGGGCTCGCATCAGCTAG